A stretch of Anolis sagrei isolate rAnoSag1 chromosome X, rAnoSag1.mat, whole genome shotgun sequence DNA encodes these proteins:
- the GP1BB gene encoding platelet glycoprotein Ib beta chain yields the protein MTFLRPFFLLGFLPLVLPACPKPCRCADDIIDCMSTGLTDNIIPDSFAPSTRKIYLNNNELTFIPSGLFDNLKVVQEIYLWGNPWECDCGILYLRSWLQWQQNRTTYRNIVCSSPTHLQGRIITYLSEDEIIATCQYWYCSVALFSQICLFVFILLQAVLLILVLIYIRRFQKVAREARRTTAEFYGDMDPWSAASKNGAD from the coding sequence ATGACCTTCCTCAGGCCCTTCTTTCTCCTTGGCTTCCTTCCCTTGGTCCTCCCTGCATGCCCCAAACCTTGCCGCTGTGCTGACGATATCATTGACTGCATGTCGACCGGTCTCACAGACAACATCATCCCCGACTCCTTTGCCCCTTCAACCAGGAAGATCTACCTCAACAACAATGAGCTAACCTTCATCCCCAGTGGGCTCTTTGACAACCTGAAGGTTGTCCAGGAGATCTACCTGTGGGGGAACCCGTGGGAATGTGACTGTGGCATCCTTTACTTGCGGTCTTGGCTACAGTGGCAGCAGAACCGGACCACGTACCGGAATATTGTGTGCTCTTCCCCTACACATCTCCAAGGCAGGATCATCACCTATTTGTCAGAGGATGAGATCATTGCTACGTGCCAGTATTGGTACTGCAGTGTGGCCCTCTTCTCCCAGATCTGCCTTTTTGTCTTCATCCTGTTGCAAGCGGTTCTCCTCATCCTCGTTCTCATCTACATTCGTAGGTTCCAGAAAGTTGCCAGAGAAGCCAGGAGAACAACTGCTGAATTCTATGGGGACATGGATCCGTGGTCTGCTGCTAGTAAGAATGGGGCTGACTGA